In the Zingiber officinale cultivar Zhangliang chromosome 5A, Zo_v1.1, whole genome shotgun sequence genome, CGGAGTCATccactcttccgggtcgcgacaactcgagccgcgtcccatccgagggcgcccccctgggccagggtacgttcctcgTTCATATTTCGTATGCATTTTCATCATTTcatggcttagtcttgtactcatatattcgttggatctgcctcgagcatcggggtactgggggccgggtcaacccggtcgctggcagCAGGtaacgttgaccagaggacttttgaagacttggtcaacacgggagccatctcagcacacccccctccgggacgccgcgacttcgtcaacattctcgccacctcacccgacggtccatctgactcagcttccggacgggatcagccACAATGTTGGTCGTCCCCCCAAAACCCACAAAGTTCCCATTTTTGAGCAGTGCACTCTTTCCCCTTTAATGCTCTACCCAGTGATATGATGAAATTGCCACTTCTCTCTCCTCTAATTCCACCTCTACCATTAACTTATATCCCGTCCTCATGGGTTGGATCAGCTGGAAGGGTGTCTGACGCTTGCAACGGAGGTTAAGGGGTCGAGGGTCGCCAGTTGCACACGGACGTAAAATCTCAGTCTACTGCGCTTTAAATTCCACTCGACCCCCAGTCGCCCCTCCTGCCCAGCTTAACCGTGATTTATCCCCTCTGGATATCTGTGGGGTCGGACCCAAGAGGCCGCTAAGGTGACGATTCCACCTTTTGCAGCCATTAACTTATATCCATATCAACTGTAAAATAATATTACTCAAAATTAGTATTATTTATTATATAAAAGTTTTAATCCGAAAATAGAGTAAAATTAAGTTATCAATTGTATCTCAAGTTATTTAATGAGAATGTCTTATGTCATCCATATAATTGAtgagataaaaaataaatatatatcatcatatttttctcgGAGAATTGATGAGATATAAATGGATTGATacgattatttttatatatacaagAGTCGAAGCAGATAAATTAATACATTATGATATAAACAGgataaaaaagagaaaataatagtaaaaatTAAAGAGGGAGAGGGGAACATAGaataatgaaaaattaaattatgcaTCTATgatttaaaaatgataaaaaattaaaattatttataagtcttgaaattattttcagtatAGAAAAAAAAgtcacataacttaattttaagcTTCATCAGATTAAGATTTAGTTATTAAAGGTCATATTCTTAATTAACGGATTTTGGGCTTTCAACGTGCATATCAAGGGAAATGCCCCGTGCGCCTATATATACAAGTTTACTATGCTACGGGCTCGTTGTCGTGCGACCCTATGGATTTTGGATGCCTAGATTGAATCGAGGCGTCCGGATTGAATCGAGGCATCTGGATGAAttcaatcaaaatattttttttattatttatttgtttagatatattatatatatttagggttcaaaattttaaaatttcagaaCTGACTTATAATGAATTTGAgtcaataaaatttttcttttagagTTCAGATTTATCTCTTGAATTACggtgttcaaaataaaaaaatttatatattcacagggtatattatatgtatttagagttcaagattttaaaatttaggagttatgttataataaatttaagtcaataaatttttttttttaagattcagacttcccatttaatttataatgtttaaaattttaatttttaaataaatatgccCATAGTAATAGTAATAGTATAGTGTATCTTTAAAATTATATTgatttaaaaaacaaaattgaATCATGTACTTCGATACTACTATAGCATAGCATGACTAGATATATCACTGAGCCGCTCCATTACCTAAATAAGCCTTACTGCACTGGGCTATTGCCTTGATATCCACGTTGAAAGCCCAAAATCCTCTACTTCCACAAGGCCTCTCCTTGCATGCTCCGTTTGGAATTGCTTTTTGACGGGACAAGAAGGCTAATGGTGTACTGTTATTGATGATTTAGACGGGGCATTGATGCATAAACTGCTATTAAAAACGGAAGTGAAAGCCCGTCAAGACATTTCAAATTGTTTATGTTAAGAAATTGCTGCCTTCCATAAATTAAATTCAGTGGGTGATCAGATTCAAGTTTCTTTCCGGCTGTTTTTAGAAGATGGTGGCGCTTTTAGTCCACTTCACTAACACAAAGAAAAGAAGCCAGCGCGAAAGCAAAAGCAAAAGCAACGCAACTACGGGCTCAGCTCGCGCCTGGCCGCCTGCCTCGACTCCACCACGTTGCCCTCGCGAGAGTCGCACACCTGCGTGCTAAACCGGAAACGGAATCGGCTTCTGTCCGGCCGATGCCGTCGGCGCTCACGTTCCTCCCCTTCATCAACGGCCGCCAAGCCCTCGCCGCCTTCCTCCAGCTTCGCCAACGCCTTCTTCATGCTCGAGCACTCGCGCTCCAGCTCCTGCACTCTGTTCCGCATGCTGTCCATGTCCAGCCGGAGCACCTGGTTCTCCCGCATCGCCGCCCGCCATGCACCGCCTTCTTCGCCGGTCCCCCTGTTCCCAGCCACCGCTGCTGACGGCTCTGTCGTCTCTTCCTCGGCCACCAACAGCGTCCCCGCAATCACCCGCCGGAGCTGCAGCTGCTCGAAGAAGAGTACCTGCACCACTGCCCGCAGCGGCAGCCGCTCGTTCTGCGCCGCGTGCGTGCATGCCTCCAGCGTCAGCTTCCGGCAGTCCATCACGCCGCAcagcctctccttctcttcctcgttCATCCGCGGGTGCGTCTGCCCAAGTTTTTAAAACACAATTTAACAGATAGAAGAACAACAACTACGATTACGTACACTTGATCTCCTTACCTTGAGATAGATGTCGACGGCGCGATAAAGGCCGTCATGGTAAACTCGAGCTTCGTCCGGAAGCGCCACCGCAAGGCCGTAAAATTTGTCCACCTTAAGATTGGCGTCGGATGCTATCTCCGCCAGGTACGCATCCACCAGCTTCCCGACAGACTGAAGCGAACCGGTCGAGGATGGCGTTCCCGCCACCACCGCCGCCGCCCTTTCCACCTCTTGCCCTTCCTCTCTGAAAGGTGGTGCTTGTTCGGCCTCTGTGCCAGCAAGGTAGTAACCGAGGATCCGCTCGACGCAGTCCACGTCGTATAGCGTCTCGGCATGGTAGGAATAGCTCGGGATCAGGAGATTATCCAATGTCGCCCGCTCCAGCTGCAAGGCAATTTTGCGTTCGAGAGCAGTTCGCGCGGCCTCTGAGGCCCGGAGGATGTGGGCGGTCCGGAGCAAGCCGAAGAGGAACTTGGTGGCGGTGGAGGAGGAGGCTACCACCGCCGAGTTCTTCCCTGCAGGAAGGTTTGCGATCACTGTCTCCAGTAGCTCCCGTTGCTCAGTCTCCGATGCTACAGGCGCGGAGGAGTGCTTCCGCCTGGAGCGGGAAAGCCCCGGAATGGACTGCTGAGCATAGGAGATTAGAGATCCTTCGATAGCGTCGGAGTTCAGTTCGCGCGCCTTCATTGCGGCGATCACGCGCTTGTACATCGGGAGGCTTAGAATCGCGAGATCCTCCAACCAAGAACCGGCTCCGGCGGCGAACGAGGATGACCGGACGCCGTTCCTGCGACGGAGCAGCCCGGTCTCGATACCGTTCCAGAGGATCTGCTCGCCGCTGCCGCTGCCCCCGCGGTGCCCTTCGTTGGCCAGCCATCCGAAGAGGGAGTTCGGGTCCGCGGCAGATGCACAGGCGGCGATGGCGTCTATGCATCGTTGGGTGATGGAGAGGTTGTCGGCGAGCGGCAGTAGGTCCTCGCACGACTTGAGGGTCTGGATTGACTGTCGGATGCTGGGAAGTACGGTTTGGGCGAGGAACCTCTCCGTGCGAGCGACGAGGTTATCCTCGAACAAATCTTCGGTCATCTCGAGGTACTCCGCAGCGCAGCGAACCGGCGCCACGTTCCAAGGGCTGAGGTCGATCTTGACGCCATAACAGAACTTGGCGGCCGTCTCGAATGCCTCGCAGTTGGCCGGGAAATCCGCGAGCGCGATGTGTCGATAAGCCGCCTCCTccatctcctcttcctccttttctATCTCCTCGATATCTGCTCCGTCATCACCCTCCTGTGGCTCCCCTGCTTCAACCCTTTCCTTCCGCCTTCTTCTCAGGGCAgttttagggttttcctccatctCCGTGATCAGCCGCTGAATCCTCCCACTCCTCGCCATTAAAGGAAACTGCTCACAGGAATCAAAAATAGCAGCAAGTTTTTCTTGCGAATTTCACATCCAATTCGACGAAGAACCGAGTTGAGGTTCACCTTATGGAGATGGAAACTCATCCCATCTACTTCGATCGCGATATCACTCGGCAATCCCGTGGTGAAACAAAACCTACAAAGATCAAAACTTTCTTATTCCCAAATTACGAaccaaaacaagaaaaaaaaatgtaagaGAAAACCGCAATGGAGCGCAAAATTCACCAAGCCTGGCCCTTGGAACAGGGCTCCTCCTTCGCCATCGCCGGTTCCTTCCGCCTAACGAGTCCCCTACTCCGAGAGCTCATGGAATCAGACCACCCCCACAGCGAGCTATGAAATCCCTAATTAGTAATTCCCCCCAACCAGGTGAAGCAGACCACGGCCAGCAACACAAATAGCGGTTTCGGAGACCTTCAGAAGCAAAGTGTTGCCTCCGGAAGAAGCATCTCTTTCAACCTTTGTTTCCATTCCGCCACCATTGCCTTGTCCACAGACAAGACAGGCTGGTTCGACAAGGGCTGATCGAAAAGGATGGATTCTAAAGATAAAGGCGAGAATGAGCAGCGGACGCCCATCAAAAGCCTGCTTTGCTTGGCCATTAAAGCACGGTAGGCGAACCATTCGACCTGAAACTCCATAATTAATTTGCCACAACCACAATAATAGCGAAGTAGGTAGAGAAATGAAGCTCGTTTCAACCAAATCTCCCACGCAACTCATCAGACTTTTGAGGCCTCGTCGTGCAGGCCATTCAGACTCATCGATGCGCATCTACCTCCCGCTTCACAGGGCATGCTGCAGTTAATGCAGCGACCTCCGCCATCGCATTCGAACTCTACAACGACCATGTGTTTGCGTGAATGCGCAAATGATGGATCGGTTCTACCCTACCCTACCAAATGGCCTTGGCCCAATTCTTGAATCTATGATTGCGATCAGTTCTGGTCACTAAATGCTCGTCGTTAAAATTAGCATTGCTGTAATGACTCATGTGAGATTATAAAATGAGAGAAACATGAGTTATACTTGTTCAATTGTGTGAATTCCCAGGTAAGGCTGTTTTCTCCGTGCGTGACAATGAAATCGGCATGGGCTCTGCAGTTACATAAACCATCACTCGAAACAATGAAGGTGGGGACTAGGACAGAGTGTTGCAATAATGCAACTGCTCCCACTTGTTGTTCCATTGAGTTGGTTGTGCATGAGAATCGAGTGACCATGTAACCACAAAAGAGATGACCCTTCTGTGGCTCCCACATGCCTCTGGCTCTTCTGGGCGAAGAGAGCTTCGTAGAGAATTCAAGTGTTGTGACTCGTGTTGCTTTTCACCAACTCTTTAATCAATTATCCGACAGATGACTTCACTCTCGAAGATACAATATGATCGACAAAAGTGGTTAAATATGTTACTGTCAAGAAGTTGAAATGGCCACAAAATCACAATTAGGCAACTAAATTAGTTGCAAAATCACTTGAAAAGGTAGCTGCAATTTCATAGCCAACTCGACCGCTCACAATTTCACCCTTTGGTGTTAATTTCAGAGTCAGACGATCACTCAACCAAACAACCACAACCTTATGATCTCTTGGCTACAATTTTATAGCCAACAAGCCTCTACAATCTTGCGGCTAGCTTAGCCACTTGCCCATAATTTCACGACTAGAAATTTTGTGGCCACTTGACTAAAATTGAGGCCTAATCTTtgataacttaaaaattatcatgTTTGATTTGAATATTTGGTAAGATTTTACCTAAATGAATAAAACTAAAAGTGATACACTAGCATCCCAAATATAAAATATGAGCGAATTCTTTCCGGATTAAGTAGTCTTACCCAACTAATTGTCCAGTAGAACTAACTTTTattttattcaaatttatttaataaggtAGCAAAGTAAAGTTGAGTTGAGGTTAAAATTATTCAAGTTGTTGAAATAGtagttatttcttttttctcttttttttttccttttaatttgagCTTGATTTTAATGAGCTCAGATCCTCTGGTCCAAGATCTCCTAGACAAAAAAAAACCCAACAAATATATTGGTGGAGTGATTTGGACCCCACCTGTTAAACAGGTGGGGTCCAGATCACTCCACTAATAAATATCCAAGGGTCCAGAACTGATCCAGGGATCTTGGACCAAGGATCCCTGCCCCCATTTTAATTTGTTTGATTAGTTTAAATATTTCTACGCTTTTAACTGAagcttatttgattttattttaaaattttatatttatatattttttaaattatttaatgagaataaatttatttattcatttagatttttttatttaaatatttttcataatatcTGTTGATGAACATTTTAATCTGAACGCATACGTTTAAGatagtttatttaatttaataaattgtctaaaattattaatttaattagcacacgtaaattaaacattaaacttacATTTAGTTCATGTACAGCCCCACCTAAAATTATTCCTTCAATGCATCACCTACACACTTCCTCGCACAAACACAAAAGGTAAAGCATACAAAGGATTTTAAGATTCTTGGATCTAAATggatttaaattgaattaatcgtggcaattaaaaaaaatatgataagtcTAATGggataaaaaaactaaaataccAATTAACTTTAAGTATCaataaaaatttgatcaaaataaATATCTTTGTACTCCCTATCTCAATGTCATTGAGTTgagattaaaaagaaaaaatccaTAACAAATTTAAGGTACCTCAAAGGAGGTTAaaattacctaaatatttttttttcttttatgatcctttttttaaaaaattaaaatcaaatttacaaatataaaattacatcaaatctctaaatccaaatttaatttcatattgtgAACATTTGAACGcatattatatttaaatttacttaattttttaaggactagcaattttttttaaaaaaaaaaataattgaagcTTGTCTAATTACCTCTACTTATGTTCATTTTAACATTGtgcatataaatatattttgatactaTATCTTCATTTAATCATGTGCTTTTAAGTGTACACTAGACATAATGGTTATAGTCTGATTGAGtggtattttcaaattatttattattgaaAGCTTAGATCTCGGATCTTAGGGCATCTTGTGAGGATCGTAAATTGATAAAGAGGGATTTCTAAGATAGTGTTGATAAACTGAATTGAACTATCAGGCAATTGAATAAGAGGAATTATGTtgaaagattgttggtgtaatcgtTTTTGGGTTAAGGTTGATCAGTTTGATCAAGTTTGAGTGAATTCGAGCTTGAATTTCGATGTTTAGAGAATATATtttggacaatatgtgagaagaggtcaagtaaattaaggttgaccagatacttgactagaaaagtTCACGTGAATTTGGAAAGACTGTACGTTGGTAAAAGCAAAGACCTAACTATAATTAGACAAAAGAAAGTTCAAATGGGTATCAGAGGACCGCAAGTTGACAAAGGAAAGTTTAAGTGGATTAAGGAGGATCGCACGTTGGCAAAAGCAAAaacctaactacagttaggcaaataaaagtccaagtgggtcttaGAAGACCATATATTAGTAAAAGGTAAGTCAtagctatggttaggcaaagAATATTCCAAGTGGGTATGGGAGAAAAGCACGTTGGTAAGAGAAAAGTCTTAACTGTGGTTAAACAAAAGAAAAATTCAAATGAGTCAAGAAGGACTGCACTTGGTAATtggaagtccaacgagaagttaaCAAAGTCCAAGTGAATCAAAAGTTGACCAGATATTTGGTGGGGAAGTCCCAATAGGTTACAATTGAATAGATATTGGGCAAGGAAATCCTAAACTTGGATTAAGCAAGTTAGAATTAGACAATCGATTGACCTTAAGCTAATCGATTAAGTAATCAATTAGGAGGTTCCTGCGAGAACACAAAAGGGCCCAAATCGATTGATAAATCGATTGGGCCAAGCCTAATTGATTGGGACAATCGATTAAGGCTGCTCCAATTGATTATGATGGAtttctaatcgattgggagcttcgtGAAGAGAAATCGCAAAAACAATGACCGAATCAATTGGCCCATTCGATTCAGCCACTTCTAATTGATTGAGTCAATCGATTAGGCAGTATTTTTATCGCAAGAGAAGGAATCGATTAAGGAATCAATTAAGACCatgctaatcgattgggataatcGATCCCAATCGATTAAGACCTTTCGCGAGAAAATAGAGAGTTTGGGAATCGATTGGAAAATCGATTAATTTAAGACTTTTTGAATTGATTAGGATTGCTCACCAACAAttagggttaaaaaaaaaaagagtcgtTCCGCAAGTTGTTGGATGGTCGGATGACGTGATAATTGATTAGAGAATAACCTAATTGATTAGAGACATCAAGTGAGCCCTAGAAAAGGATTTTCGTGAAGGTTTGAAGGTAGAATCTCTCTGACACACTCTACGCTAGTTCTTGAGCCATTGGAATTCAAGTATTGTTGCACTTTCTAATGATTAAGAGGTATCTACAAGCTACAAAAAATCAAGGAAGTTGTTTATTGTATtgtatatttattttcttattgtactttcttgttgtgagcttgtacaagatttctccacctctggatTATTTTTGAGGAGTGTTTGTCATAGTAGAGTGTGTGCTTTGTATGAATCATTAGATTAATCATCTTAGGAGATAGATATTAAGTAAATTCAAATATTAACATTGCTTCAAATTTCTctactataataaattaattaaataaaataattagaactaatcttcTCCTTTGATTTTCGGAGTGTCCTACCAAATTAGATAAGTATCAATCAATTAGAAGGCTTGATCGAATTAACTAGATCATGATgccaatatatattaaaaaaagggTCATCTCATCTCAGTTAACTGGTTGTATTATTAGATCaaacatttaaattttaatcaatcgaaaaatattttgaataataaCTTTTACTTTTCTGAAAAGAACACTAGACCCAATAAAATCGTTAAACTCGTCAGTTCGATTTAACTATTAGATGAATATTTATTAAAAAGAATGATTTTGTCAAACCATCTCTTGAGAACAAATCTAAAAAAATCTATTATCTTGACCAACTATAACAAATTGATATTTTTATATGTTACTTAACTATTTAATaactaatcattttttttaattttatcatcCTTTTTAATAGTGGAAAGAAAActataagtaaaaaaatttaaatgtaaTAGTTTGTTTATATTAGTGTGATTTAAATTTTAGATGGAAGAAGTAAAATTAATTCTGACGGATAGAGTTATGGTTTTAATGGCTGTGGGGAAGGgtagagtttttatttttttaaatagtttttacgGATGATGAttcataatatttttataaaatcacAAGAGATTAAAAGTGACTTAAGAACCTTCTTTAttctttttttataaatttataagttttttaaaataataataataatcttcaaGATGAAGTGTTGATTCGGTGGTTTGGAACCATGATCGGATCTAAATGGAAGACCTTATTCTGTTAgcgaaagttttatatttttaattcacAATCGCTAGAAAAGtaaaatattaaagaataaaataaataaataaatatttactatccccgtaattaaaaaaaatgtaccaagaaattaataataaatattgatttttcattttttaaaattaaaaaatctcatAATTTTAATCTCTCCTCGACCTGCGAATCTCTCACATCGTCGCCATTTCCGCTCTTCCTTCGCAGGCGAATCCCAGCCATTACTCCTTCCGCGAAGGGCTTCTCCAAAATCCGGTTCCATAGAACCTCGACGACAGCTCCTTCTCCAACGCCGCCAGCTCCGGCGAGGCCATCTTCGTAGGGCACGCCGCATCATCCCTCAACCTCACCAACGACCTGGTAGCGTGGAAGTTGATGCCGTCGTCGTCGCCATCGCCATGAAATGGGAGGACTCTGTTATTCATCAGAAGTCCGGGCCTCTTCCTCACAAACCCGACGCCACGGCGAGTCATTCCACCGGCTCCGCATAGCGCCCGCCGCACGATCCCCGCCGGCAGCTTCACGGCCGCCAGATAGACGAGGTTCGCTAGGCCGCATGGGCAGCAACAGACGACGGCGGTGCACTCCGCCGCGGTTTGCCCGGTCGACTCCGCGATCCGTGCGCCCAGATTCGGCTTATGGTTTTCCTTCAAGAGGAGCGGTACCTGCCGCTGGCACCGGAAGGACCGATAGGCAACGAAGACTGGGGCAGCTCCTCCTCCGGCTTGGTAAGGAATGGGCGCAGGAGGATAAGATGACTCCTTCGCCATCCTCTCCTCCCCCGTCGTTCAGATTTCTCCCAGCTCGATCGACTCCGGAAGTCGATAGAGAATTTATATAGAAGGGAACaccaatttatatatataaaagatggaTAAATATCACGCTTCGAGTCAAAACGATCTGCGTGGACATCGGACGGATATCGAC is a window encoding:
- the LOC121982089 gene encoding BTB/POZ domain-containing protein At5g66560-like; the encoded protein is MSSRSRGLVRRKEPAMAKEEPCSKGQAWFCFTTGLPSDIAIEVDGMSFHLHKFPLMARSGRIQRLITEMEENPKTALRRRRKERVEAGEPQEGDDGADIEEIEKEEEEMEEAAYRHIALADFPANCEAFETAAKFCYGVKIDLSPWNVAPVRCAAEYLEMTEDLFEDNLVARTERFLAQTVLPSIRQSIQTLKSCEDLLPLADNLSITQRCIDAIAACASAADPNSLFGWLANEGHRGGSGSGEQILWNGIETGLLRRRNGVRSSSFAAGAGSWLEDLAILSLPMYKRVIAAMKARELNSDAIEGSLISYAQQSIPGLSRSRRKHSSAPVASETEQRELLETVIANLPAGKNSAVVASSSTATKFLFGLLRTAHILRASEAARTALERKIALQLERATLDNLLIPSYSYHAETLYDVDCVERILGYYLAGTEAEQAPPFREEGQEVERAAAVVAGTPSSTGSLQSVGKLVDAYLAEIASDANLKVDKFYGLAVALPDEARVYHDGLYRAVDIYLKTHPRMNEEEKERLCGVMDCRKLTLEACTHAAQNERLPLRAVVQVLFFEQLQLRRVIAGTLLVAEEETTEPSAAVAGNRGTGEEGGAWRAAMRENQVLRLDMDSMRNRVQELERECSSMKKALAKLEEGGEGLAAVDEGEERERRRHRPDRSRFRFRFSTQVCDSREGNVVESRQAARRELSP
- the LOC121980083 gene encoding uncharacterized protein LOC121980083, coding for MAKESSYPPAPIPYQAGGGAAPVFVAYRSFRCQRQVPLLLKENHKPNLGARIAESTGQTAAECTAVVCCCPCGLANLVYLAAVKLPAGIVRRALCGAGGMTRRGVGFVRKRPGLLMNNRVLPFHGDGDDDGINFHATRSLVRLRDDAACPTKMASPELAALEKELSSRFYGTGFWRSPSRKE